Part of the Passer domesticus isolate bPasDom1 chromosome 8, bPasDom1.hap1, whole genome shotgun sequence genome is shown below.
GTGTAAGCAGTCCTCTAAAAAATCAGCAGTTACCAGAAATAATTCTCTCTCTCAGCTCCCTGTTTATTAATTGAAATTATGGCTTTGGCTGGAATTTTATACCAAACAAATGTGCTTAAGGCAACCTTGTGTTTCCTTCATTACAGAGGCTCTGGACAAGTGCTAGCACCACCTCCCTCCTCTCAGAAATATTTACGAGTAATTTGCCAAAGAAAATTAGCTGAGGATAAGGGAAATTTTCAGTGGAAATCTTTCACAGCTAATAGAAAAAATGAAACACTATTcaattcaaataattttcttttcttttaggTGATGTGACCCCTGCTGTCATGGATCCTCtcttgcagccaggctctgttCCTTTGGCAGAAGAAATATGCTGGACCATATCAGACATGAATGCAGATCATGTGCTGGTCACTCAGGAAGCTTTAACAGAGCAGTTAGTGAAAAATTATCCAGGTAACTGGTTTGTTTCTCCCTCCTTTAAAAAGTGGCTGTATCATCAAGCTTGAGTTTCTGATACTGGACAAGGGATCAGGGAATGCTTACAGGCAAAGCTTGTGAAGGAGTACAGTTAACAGGCAACTGGTAGAATACAGGAATGTGCATATTTCTCATCAATCTGTGAGTGTCACTACACTGACTTGCCACAGGTTTTAATAAATCTTTGAGAACTAGACTGTAGTTAAGAGTATGCCCTTTCTGGAGGGTGGGAAAGCACAGAAGTGGTATTTAGGTGCTAGACATGGAACAGCATAAAACAGACTGTTAGATCACAGAGACTCTAAGTCCTCCTTTAAGAGACAGGAACACAGCTGACTTTGACTTCAAAGAGACTGGGTGGGAGTCTACATCTGCTGTTTGCTATCAAAAACTACAACCAGCCTCAAATTCAGGTCTGTTGGTCATATTCTAGCCCTTTCCTTCCTGAAAGGAAATTACTTACACTAAATGATCTTTAGTTCTTCACTTCTAGCCCAATGGGTTGGAGCATGGTGCAAATGATGCCAAGGTTGTACATTTGGTTCCCATATGGACCACTCAAGAGTTGGACTTGTTGATCTTTGCAGTCCCtcccaactcagaatattctgtgattctgagggGGTGGCAGCCACTTCccttaaatattttctatatGTCTGAAGAATATCCCATTTTCCTTAGATCTGCAATATCAAAGTGTTATTGTGTTTGAGACTTTGAACAGGCTCATTCTGGCCCTCTCAGGAGGCTGCTCTGTTTGATACTGAGCTCTTCCTTTGGGTCCTCTTAGCCTTACAGCTCTGTGAATGTTATAGGCTGATCTGGTAGGCATTAAaccagtgggaaaaaaatattaaggcAATCCCACAAACTGGCACAGAATCATGGCAGGAATGTCATTGCAGTCAATAAGTGCACTGAGATAACCACAAGGCAGAATTTGTAGGCCAGCCAGAAGTAGCATTCTCAAAGTTTGTAGGGTCCGAAGGTATTTCTTGCTGTGTTTTCACACTGCTGGAAGTTCTTAATTTGGTGGGCAGGAGGTCAGCTGTGACACCTGATGGAAACCTGCAGCTGAAACCAGTCTCAGTGAGGTAATAAACTGACATTTGACCAAACTACACCAGAAACTTCAGAGTGATGAAAGCCCCTGTTAAATACATGCCAGGAGGGAAATGCTTTGAACAAGAGGTTGTTTGGTTTGTACCTGGCAGACAGTCAGGTACAAAGTCTCTCTCATGAATATCATATTCTGACAGACACAAAGACAACGTCCTTGCTCCCTCACAGtggtgctgcagtggcaacacaACTGGCCTTCACCTAAAAGCTTTGGGTATTTCATTTTCAGGTGATTTCAGGGCTGTTGTATCAGAGAGATCTTTTGGCCAGCACCcattttatttgaaaacttGCTTCTGATTTGAAGTATTTGCCTCTTTGTTCTAGGAATTGCAGTGCCTTCCCACAATGTGTTATATAATATCCTTGGCACTCTaattaaggaaagaaaaatctatCATACAGGAGAAGGATATTTCATTGTGACTCCCAACACTTACTTTATCACACATGATGCCACAGAAGACAAGAGAAGGATCCTGTTGGAGGACAGTTGTTGCTGTTCATCACCTTCCATCACTTACCTGGTAAACATTAAGCCCTGCACAGACCTAGTGAAAGAAAGCATTCCTACAGTACCCTGTTGCAGATCCTGCCATTGCTTCCCTCACCAAAAGATGCTCTGTGAACAAAGGCATCAGCAGGTGATGAGCCATGGATCTaagggagagggaaagagaggctGCAGTGAATTGAAGTCTTCAATTCGAACTCGAGGCATCTCCACATCTGCTGAGAACCATTCCTGGGACGCCATCAAATCCCTGACATCTGTGAAAGCAAAGctgaaaagcaaaatgtttgGCCTTGGCCTTTTCTGGAGAAGTGGttctaagaaagaaaaacacaagaaaGAGTACTCCACTTTTTCAGGCCAGTTTCCTCCCCAGGAGTGGCCAGTCAGGGATGAAGATGACTTAGACAACATCCCATGTGATATTGAACATGAAATCATCAAGCGTGTTAACCCTACTCTCACAGTTGATAATTTGATTAAACACACAATATTAATGCAGAGGTTTGAGGAGCAGAAAAAATGTATcagtaaagagaaaaaatacatcAGTAATGGTACCTTGGCTGAAGTGCCAACACTCAGGCAAAACCATCTTTCAAAGGATTGTATTCAAAGGGCACCAAGTAAAACAGCAAAACACACCAGGAAAACCaaatcaaagaagaaaaagcagattagcagggccagcaggaaaTCTCACATACAGAAGCCAACATCCCAAAATGTGAAACTGGAAGGGAGCTTTCCACTGCCCATCAAAAACCCAGAGCCACCTGATGCAGCAGTGGAGTCCCACGCGATATACAAGAAGCAGATTAAGAATCCCTTCCAGGGCCTGCCATGGAGACCTCGCAGCTTTCATGCCAGAGGGCACCAAGGTGGTGGCAACAGTCGGCTCAAGGGCCAGACTCAAAGGGGAGGAAGGGCTTCCCAAAGGCCACAGTCCTGGGCCTCCTCAGGACCCTTTGGCTGTGAAACTGAAAGGCTGCGTGCAGAAAGTGAGGCTGACAAAGCTAAGCAAAACAACCTACTCCATGCTAAGAGGTCTGGCCTTCCATTAAAGAAAGACAGCTTCAGTGAAAATAGCAGTTGTCTACAAGGAGGTAATCTGCAAATAGATAACAGAGGCAGACACTTCCTGGAAAGcaatatttcagaagaaaatgtctATAAAagaatagtaaaaaaaaaatccccttgcTCCTGCATTGAAGATGGTGGTGTGTGCAAAGAGGATGCAGAATTTCCATTCTACCTGGAAGATGAGCATTGCAGATGCAAAGCAGGCACTGTAAGTGAGCTGGTAGATCGAACAGCCAGTGAGTTTCAAAATGTCCATCTTTCAAATTACATGGCCAGTGTTAATCTGGCCCCAAAAAATGGTGTGAAACACAGCCCAAAGACTGATAAAAAGAGTGAACTTCTATTTAGCTATGACTGTGCCAGGCATCCTGGATCAATggagctggaaagggaaggGTTTACTGACAACTCCCACCTTCTGTACCGAAAGGGACACGATGGTGACACCTGCACCTCGGCACATCTGGATGACAATTCTGAACACCTGTCCCCTGGCCATGCCCCCTCAGACACACAAGGCTGGGGTACAGCTGTGTCCCTGAAAGCCTCTCAGGTCAGtacctgccctgcccagcacgaCACAGCCACAAATAAACGTGATATAAGGTATAAGGGGAGTGCCAGCCTTGCAGAATCACTCGATGGCTCAAAGGAGCATCCAACACCAGACTGCACAGAGGAAAGCTGGCTGTGCAGTCAGGTTCTCCTGAGAGGCCACAGAAAGGCTGAAGAAAGTGGCCTCACTGGCTGTGGGAAGGGCTCAGCCGTGGCAGGTTCCTGCCAGGCTGACTCTGGTGCTGGCACGTGGCAGAGCTTCACCCGTGAGGAGGGCGAAGGAGCAGCGCGCTGTGCTTTGGGCTCGTGGAGCACAGAAGTGAGAGCCCCCCCAGGACAGCAAGAGCAGCTTGTGCAGAATACCTGTCCTGTGAGCCCAGAACAGAACCACTCAGAAGGGACAGAAACCCACAGCATCACAGGAGACA
Proteins encoded:
- the STOX1 gene encoding storkhead-box protein 1 isoform X1 is translated as MQIFDCVFNLPALMKLFAKMRNSSHLDFSRFLTKGWDVGNQTMLFLGNIFCTGDVTPAVMDPLLQPGSVPLAEEICWTISDMNADHVLVTQEALTEQLVKNYPGEGYFIVTPNTYFITHDATEDKRRILLEDSCCCSSPSITYLVNIKPCTDLVKESIPTVPCCRSCHCFPHQKMLCEQRHQQVMSHGSKGEGKRGCSELKSSIRTRGISTSAENHSWDAIKSLTSVKAKLKSKMFGLGLFWRSGSKKEKHKKEYSTFSGQFPPQEWPVRDEDDLDNIPCDIEHEIIKRVNPTLTVDNLIKHTILMQRFEEQKKCISKEKKYISNGTLAEVPTLRQNHLSKDCIQRAPSKTAKHTRKTKSKKKKQISRASRKSHIQKPTSQNVKLEGSFPLPIKNPEPPDAAVESHAIYKKQIKNPFQGLPWRPRSFHARGHQGGGNSRLKGQTQRGGRASQRPQSWASSGPFGCETERLRAESEADKAKQNNLLHAKRSGLPLKKDSFSENSSCLQGGNLQIDNRGRHFLESNISEENVYKRIVKKKSPCSCIEDGGVCKEDAEFPFYLEDEHCRCKAGTVSELVDRTASEFQNVHLSNYMASVNLAPKNGVKHSPKTDKKSELLFSYDCARHPGSMELEREGFTDNSHLLYRKGHDGDTCTSAHLDDNSEHLSPGHAPSDTQGWGTAVSLKASQVSTCPAQHDTATNKRDIRYKGSASLAESLDGSKEHPTPDCTEESWLCSQVLLRGHRKAEESGLTGCGKGSAVAGSCQADSGAGTWQSFTREEGEGAARCALGSWSTEVRAPPGQQEQLVQNTCPVSPEQNHSEGTETHSITGDSGIDSPRWTEKKMKLPAKF
- the STOX1 gene encoding storkhead-box protein 1 isoform X2; protein product: MKLFAKMRNSSHLDFSRFLTKGWDVGNQTMLFLGNIFCTGDVTPAVMDPLLQPGSVPLAEEICWTISDMNADHVLVTQEALTEQLVKNYPGEGYFIVTPNTYFITHDATEDKRRILLEDSCCCSSPSITYLVNIKPCTDLVKESIPTVPCCRSCHCFPHQKMLCEQRHQQVMSHGSKGEGKRGCSELKSSIRTRGISTSAENHSWDAIKSLTSVKAKLKSKMFGLGLFWRSGSKKEKHKKEYSTFSGQFPPQEWPVRDEDDLDNIPCDIEHEIIKRVNPTLTVDNLIKHTILMQRFEEQKKCISKEKKYISNGTLAEVPTLRQNHLSKDCIQRAPSKTAKHTRKTKSKKKKQISRASRKSHIQKPTSQNVKLEGSFPLPIKNPEPPDAAVESHAIYKKQIKNPFQGLPWRPRSFHARGHQGGGNSRLKGQTQRGGRASQRPQSWASSGPFGCETERLRAESEADKAKQNNLLHAKRSGLPLKKDSFSENSSCLQGGNLQIDNRGRHFLESNISEENVYKRIVKKKSPCSCIEDGGVCKEDAEFPFYLEDEHCRCKAGTVSELVDRTASEFQNVHLSNYMASVNLAPKNGVKHSPKTDKKSELLFSYDCARHPGSMELEREGFTDNSHLLYRKGHDGDTCTSAHLDDNSEHLSPGHAPSDTQGWGTAVSLKASQVSTCPAQHDTATNKRDIRYKGSASLAESLDGSKEHPTPDCTEESWLCSQVLLRGHRKAEESGLTGCGKGSAVAGSCQADSGAGTWQSFTREEGEGAARCALGSWSTEVRAPPGQQEQLVQNTCPVSPEQNHSEGTETHSITGDSGIDSPRWTEKKMKLPAKF
- the STOX1 gene encoding storkhead-box protein 1 isoform X5; translation: MDPLLQPGSVPLAEEICWTISDMNADHVLVTQEALTEQLVKNYPGEGYFIVTPNTYFITHDATEDKRRILLEDSCCCSSPSITYLVNIKPCTDLVKESIPTVPCCRSCHCFPHQKMLCEQRHQQVMSHGSKGEGKRGCSELKSSIRTRGISTSAENHSWDAIKSLTSVKAKLKSKMFGLGLFWRSGSKKEKHKKEYSTFSGQFPPQEWPVRDEDDLDNIPCDIEHEIIKRVNPTLTVDNLIKHTILMQRFEEQKKCISKEKKYISNGTLAEVPTLRQNHLSKDCIQRAPSKTAKHTRKTKSKKKKQISRASRKSHIQKPTSQNVKLEGSFPLPIKNPEPPDAAVESHAIYKKQIKNPFQGLPWRPRSFHARGHQGGGNSRLKGQTQRGGRASQRPQSWASSGPFGCETERLRAESEADKAKQNNLLHAKRSGLPLKKDSFSENSSCLQGGNLQIDNRGRHFLESNISEENVYKRIVKKKSPCSCIEDGGVCKEDAEFPFYLEDEHCRCKAGTVSELVDRTASEFQNVHLSNYMASVNLAPKNGVKHSPKTDKKSELLFSYDCARHPGSMELEREGFTDNSHLLYRKGHDGDTCTSAHLDDNSEHLSPGHAPSDTQGWGTAVSLKASQVSTCPAQHDTATNKRDIRYKGSASLAESLDGSKEHPTPDCTEESWLCSQVLLRGHRKAEESGLTGCGKGSAVAGSCQADSGAGTWQSFTREEGEGAARCALGSWSTEVRAPPGQQEQLVQNTCPVSPEQNHSEGTETHSITGDSGIDSPRWTEKKMKLPAKF
- the STOX1 gene encoding storkhead-box protein 1 isoform X4, producing MGWLVECKCDVTPAVMDPLLQPGSVPLAEEICWTISDMNADHVLVTQEALTEQLVKNYPGEGYFIVTPNTYFITHDATEDKRRILLEDSCCCSSPSITYLVNIKPCTDLVKESIPTVPCCRSCHCFPHQKMLCEQRHQQVMSHGSKGEGKRGCSELKSSIRTRGISTSAENHSWDAIKSLTSVKAKLKSKMFGLGLFWRSGSKKEKHKKEYSTFSGQFPPQEWPVRDEDDLDNIPCDIEHEIIKRVNPTLTVDNLIKHTILMQRFEEQKKCISKEKKYISNGTLAEVPTLRQNHLSKDCIQRAPSKTAKHTRKTKSKKKKQISRASRKSHIQKPTSQNVKLEGSFPLPIKNPEPPDAAVESHAIYKKQIKNPFQGLPWRPRSFHARGHQGGGNSRLKGQTQRGGRASQRPQSWASSGPFGCETERLRAESEADKAKQNNLLHAKRSGLPLKKDSFSENSSCLQGGNLQIDNRGRHFLESNISEENVYKRIVKKKSPCSCIEDGGVCKEDAEFPFYLEDEHCRCKAGTVSELVDRTASEFQNVHLSNYMASVNLAPKNGVKHSPKTDKKSELLFSYDCARHPGSMELEREGFTDNSHLLYRKGHDGDTCTSAHLDDNSEHLSPGHAPSDTQGWGTAVSLKASQVSTCPAQHDTATNKRDIRYKGSASLAESLDGSKEHPTPDCTEESWLCSQVLLRGHRKAEESGLTGCGKGSAVAGSCQADSGAGTWQSFTREEGEGAARCALGSWSTEVRAPPGQQEQLVQNTCPVSPEQNHSEGTETHSITGDSGIDSPRWTEKKMKLPAKF
- the STOX1 gene encoding storkhead-box protein 1 isoform X3 translates to MQSLSVCARTSGDVTPAVMDPLLQPGSVPLAEEICWTISDMNADHVLVTQEALTEQLVKNYPGEGYFIVTPNTYFITHDATEDKRRILLEDSCCCSSPSITYLVNIKPCTDLVKESIPTVPCCRSCHCFPHQKMLCEQRHQQVMSHGSKGEGKRGCSELKSSIRTRGISTSAENHSWDAIKSLTSVKAKLKSKMFGLGLFWRSGSKKEKHKKEYSTFSGQFPPQEWPVRDEDDLDNIPCDIEHEIIKRVNPTLTVDNLIKHTILMQRFEEQKKCISKEKKYISNGTLAEVPTLRQNHLSKDCIQRAPSKTAKHTRKTKSKKKKQISRASRKSHIQKPTSQNVKLEGSFPLPIKNPEPPDAAVESHAIYKKQIKNPFQGLPWRPRSFHARGHQGGGNSRLKGQTQRGGRASQRPQSWASSGPFGCETERLRAESEADKAKQNNLLHAKRSGLPLKKDSFSENSSCLQGGNLQIDNRGRHFLESNISEENVYKRIVKKKSPCSCIEDGGVCKEDAEFPFYLEDEHCRCKAGTVSELVDRTASEFQNVHLSNYMASVNLAPKNGVKHSPKTDKKSELLFSYDCARHPGSMELEREGFTDNSHLLYRKGHDGDTCTSAHLDDNSEHLSPGHAPSDTQGWGTAVSLKASQVSTCPAQHDTATNKRDIRYKGSASLAESLDGSKEHPTPDCTEESWLCSQVLLRGHRKAEESGLTGCGKGSAVAGSCQADSGAGTWQSFTREEGEGAARCALGSWSTEVRAPPGQQEQLVQNTCPVSPEQNHSEGTETHSITGDSGIDSPRWTEKKMKLPAKF